Proteins co-encoded in one Bos taurus isolate L1 Dominette 01449 registration number 42190680 breed Hereford chromosome X, ARS-UCD2.0, whole genome shotgun sequence genomic window:
- the LOC112445077 gene encoding spermatid nuclear transition protein 3-like, translating into MTKVTRKPRQSRRVPMRFASRMNGKKKTLCQRRYRGSVKARNMTMRVRRPLQGTLRKKIRSHATQSKKVKKTRTPNCFFRSCARKKLNQSRKRSQRMRRNQRRRQNPKRR; encoded by the exons ATGACTAAGGTAACCAGGAAGCCACGGCAGTCCAGAAGAGTTCCAATGCGGTTTGCTTCCAGGATGAACGGAAAAAAGAAGACCCTTTGTCAACGGAGGTACAGAGGCAGTGTGAAA GCACGAAATATGACCATGAGGGTCAGAAGACCTCTACAAggaaccttgagaaagaaaatccGATCACATGCCACTCAGTCGAAGAAGGTGAAGAAAACAAGAACACCAAACTGTTTTTTCCGTTCCTGTGCACGTAAGAAACTGAATCAAAGCCGTAAAAGGTCCCAACGTATGAGGCGGAATCAAAGAAGGAGGCAGAATCCAAAGAGAAGATAA